A region of Nostoc sp. 'Peltigera membranacea cyanobiont' N6 DNA encodes the following proteins:
- a CDS encoding DUF5674 family protein produces the protein MILLLRNRATAQQIEQMLTEHKFYIKTAVDIERFVLVGGGDLHADCEKELLKDGSRQQDIWAASFMPLTGKMIFESMVNLRPRQNRSMEILDPNIRERVAQLLIEFLGNL, from the coding sequence ATGATTTTGCTATTACGTAATCGCGCCACTGCTCAACAAATAGAACAAATGCTTACTGAACACAAGTTCTACATCAAAACAGCAGTCGATATTGAACGTTTTGTGTTGGTTGGTGGTGGCGATCTGCACGCTGATTGCGAAAAAGAGCTATTGAAAGACGGTAGTAGACAACAAGATATTTGGGCTGCCAGTTTTATGCCTTTGACTGGGAAAATGATTTTTGAATCAATGGTTAATCTTCGTCCCCGGCAAAATAGGTCAATGGAGATTTTAGACCCTAATATTAGAGAAAGGGTTGCTCAACTTCTTATCGAGTTCTTGGGAAACTTATGA
- a CDS encoding ISAzo13 family transposase (programmed frameshift) yields MVLTDSLKKLLIETAFQLKGAAKRKFMAQTVQGLGLGGQRLAQSELGWNRDPIRKGRRELESGITCVDNMSGKGRYKAEEHLPNLLEDIKNIVDSQSQTDPSFKSQRLYTRLSAAEVRKQLIEKYGYSDEKLHTSETIRVKLNNLGYKLRRVKKVQPQKKFPQTDAIFEQLDIVNIDASEDKSVLRLSMDGKARVKIGSFDRGGKSRDGAKADDHDYNPKTTVTPYGIFLPELDELFLYFTESKVTSDFIVDILEDFWLEQKHRFSDIQTLLLNQDNGPQNSSRRTQFMKRIVEFAQKHQVNIRLAYYPPYHSKYNPIERTWAVLENHWNGSILNELETALNFASTMTWNGKHPVVKLVHKTYENGVKLTKKAMAQIEKQIERLTDSTHELFPNLGNWFIDICCSKTKVI; encoded by the exons ATAGTATTAACTGATTCTCTCAAAAAGTTGTTGATTGAAACTGCATTTCAATTAAAAGGTGCAGCAAAGCGTAAATTTATGGCACAGACAGTTCAGGGCTTAGGTTTGGGAGGGCAAAGGCTTGCACAATCAGAATTAGGATGGAATCGAGATCCTATTAGGAAAGGAAGGAGAGAATTAGAAAGTGGTATTACTTGTGTTGATAACATGAGTGGCAAAGGGCGTTATAAAGCAGAAGAACACTTGCCAAATCTTTTAGAAGATATAAAAAATATAGTGGATTCGCAAAGCCAAACTGACCCTAGTTTTAAAAGTCAAAGACTATATACCAGACTCAGTGCTGCCGAAGTCAGAAAGCAACTAATAGAAAAGTATGGTTATAGTGATGAAAAGTTACATACGTCAGAAACAATCCGAGTAAAATTAAATAATTTAGGTTACAAGCTCAGAAGGGTAAAGAAAGTTCAACCTCAAAAAAAAT TTCCGCAAACCGATGCAATCTTTGAGCAATTAGACATAGTTAATATTGATGCTTCGGAAGATAAGAGTGTTTTACGTCTAAGTATGGACGGAAAAGCCCGCGTTAAGATTGGCTCATTTGATCGAGGGGGTAAAAGCCGGGACGGAGCGAAAGCTGATGACCATGATTATAATCCAAAAACAACTGTAACTCCTTATGGTATCTTTCTTCCAGAGCTTGATGAGCTATTTTTGTACTTTACAGAATCGAAAGTTACAAGCGATTTTATTGTTGATATTTTAGAAGATTTTTGGTTAGAACAAAAGCATCGTTTTTCCGATATTCAAACCTTACTTCTCAATCAAGATAATGGGCCACAGAATAGCTCACGGCGTACTCAATTTATGAAACGTATAGTAGAGTTTGCTCAAAAACATCAAGTAAATATACGTTTAGCTTATTATCCGCCCTATCATAGTAAATATAACCCAATAGAAAGGACGTGGGCAGTACTAGAAAATCACTGGAATGGTAGCATTTTAAATGAACTAGAAACGGCTCTAAATTTTGCCAGCACTATGACATGGAACGGGAAACATCCAGTCGTTAAGTTAGTACACAAAACTTATGAGAATGGGGTCAAGCTTACAAAAAAAGCTATGGCTCAAATTGAAAAACAGATTGAGCGGCTAACCGATTCTACCCATGAACTTTTCCCAAATTTAGGTAATTGGTTTATTGATATTTGTTGTAGTAAAACAAAAGTTATTTGA